The sequence below is a genomic window from Corythoichthys intestinalis isolate RoL2023-P3 chromosome 12, ASM3026506v1, whole genome shotgun sequence.
gctggggtccacgttgttacggagagcaaggtggctgacggctagaaatccgagcagttcttgaacgcaacacgactcatctgcacacaaccgagaactttttccacattccttccttccttccttcctactgcaactttgcccgacgatgttaaaaaaaagcgacattggataatttctcgcggcggcggcacaatcgattgaaaaacactggaatatagggttcattctccccgtgtgtgtgtgtttttgtggaagatttaaaaaaaaaaattttttttttttaattacacagtacagtttaatcgagctagggcgggcacagccgtccctcagggcgggcacggccccctaatgcccgcccatgccgccgggtctgagtactacatccagttttctttgggtgtgcAGAGCGTGTCCGTCATACTATGACTTCATATACATTTCGGACGCGCCTTACGTACAAATTTGTGTTAAATCTCCATTGTAAACCGAGATACCGTTGCACCACAAGGAACCTTTGTTCCGCTTCCTTTTCATATCGGACACATATGTTTTCCGGACATCTCTGCACTTCCGCCCCTCATGATACCGGAGAGAAGTTCTGACAGCTGAGGCTCTACTCAGTTTATTCCCCCACCCTAACACCCTCCTAAATCCCATTTTATCACCGTTTACTGTCGCGTGGGCCTCTGTTAATCACCGAGCAGAGTTTCGGCGAGCAAGGTTGTCTGATTATGGTGTAACACGGACTGCCAGCTCAGAGATTTCAGGTAAACAACGTATGGATAACGCACAAGCTAACTCGACGAGTTAAATAGTTTGCAAAACAACTGTgaaacatgcctttttaaaaaatgaaagtaagtgtatttgttttcttaCCCCATGCTTTTGTATGGCAAGGGTTAAATACTGTGATGATGAGATGAggatattttaattttgataAGACGTATCTTAATTGTAAAATATGTATCCATAGTGCCCCGATGACTTAAATTCATTTAGAGAAGAAGTGACGATGTAAACCAAGTTTTAAATCTAGAATAACCAACATCAGAAGTGTTCTAATGGATCTGAAACATGTCTTATTTGCAGTCGAGTATTTCAGCGAAAAACATTTCTTGGGTTGTTataacccctggcaaaaaaaaataccgaATCAACAGTCCCGGGTGATTTTACTTGGTTGTTTGATTATGTAGAGTAAAAATAGATCATTTACATCACAGGAAACTAGAGTCATTCCAAATTGGCAACCTCCTGGCTTTAGGAAACATTCAAAAGAAATCAATGTATGGTAAtcactttttaaattgaaattatACAATTAGTAAAttcagaggggaaaaaatatggaagcaCCCTTTAAAACTAACAACAACAATACTAACACCTGCATTGGATTTGGTAAACACATTAGTCTGCTGTTAGAAATGAGTGATCACACTTTGGTGAGTTGTTTCAGGAACCTGGGTGACCTAAATCATGGCTTAACACAAAACAAAGGTTAAGATGATCAAACTTCATAAAGTAGGCAACTCTTCATTCAGTGTTGCAGAAATTTGCTGGTTGTTCATAAATAGCTGGGTCTAAAATCAAACTACATGGGAATGTGGTCAAATGCAAGAATTATGGGCAGATATTAAGGCATCAAGACAGAAAACCTAAAACTTAAAGTGctgaaaagaatgaaaaaaaaaaatgagtaaaGAATGAGGGGAGGCTGGAGTCGACCTATAATACCGACTTTTGCTACACAATAAAACTCAGTCACCTGCACCATTGAttccataataaaaaaaaaacaacaatgattTACAGCCAGTTCAGGGTGAACCCTGAAAGTCAACTTGGGTAGACCCCAGCTTACTCGTGACCCTAAAATGGATATACAGTGtaacacaaaagtgagtacacccttctcatttctgcagatatttaagtacggtATAtctttttcatgggacaacactgacaaaatgacacttgacacaatgaaaagtagtctgtgtgcagcttatataatagaattaatttattttcccctcaaaataagtcaaatatagccattaatatctaaacccctggcatcaaaagtgagtacaccgcatggggactacatacatccctaaatgtccaaattgagtactgcttgtcattttccctcaaaatgtcatctgactcgttacaggagtgctgtcagcattgttgcagagattgaagaggtgggggggagggtcattcccaccaccatgcttgtctgtcggcatgacacacttatctttgtactcctcacctggtcgccgccactcatgcttgagaccatcggaaccaaacaaatgaatctttgtctcatcagaccataggacatggttccagtaatccatgtgctttgttgacatgtcttcagcaaactgtttgcgggctttcttgtgtgcagtcttcagaagaggcttcctcctagggtgacagccatgcacaccaatttgatatagagtacggcgtatggtctgagcactaacaggctgagcccccacctcttcaatctctgcagcaatgctgacagcacttctgtaatgagtcacatgacattttggagggaaaatgacaagaagtactcaatttggacatttagggatgtacgtaattcccatgcggtgtactcacttttgttgccaggggtttagatattaatggctgtattttgagttattttgaggggtaaataaattaactctgttatataagctgcacacagactactttttattttgtcaaagtgtcattttgtcagtgttgtcccatgaaaatatatacataaatatgtgcagaaatgcaaggggtgtactcacttttgtgatacactgtaccaaTACATTACAACAGTATTAAACATcaatgtgtgtatttttgtattagCTGTTGTCAAAATCACCAATGGATATGcaattatttggtaaaaattataTGTAGAAGCAACTCTCCACATGGCGGCAAGCACATGTCAACCTTTGATGAGGCCCTCTGATTCAAAGGATTTATACCGGTGATGTTCTGTGTGTCACTGTCACTGTGTCAGGTGTTCAGGGCGGGGCAGCGCGTAGCGGAGCGCCGCTGTAGCTATGCTGACATTGGCCAGTAAGCTGAAGAGGAATGACGGAGGACAAACGGGCCGAGCTGGCGGTGCCTCGGACGCCACTCACAGGGTCTCCATCAGGGACCGTCTCCTTACCaaaggtttgtttttttctattcaaacaTATTTACAAAAGTAGAGAGAAAAGCACTCCCTAATTTGCATTGTTCTAACTCTGACTGTCCTATGTCTACAGAAGTCGCTGAACTTGAAGCCAATCTTCCTAGTAagttgtgattttagccattttaatgcATTATTGGAATCAAACataatacatatatgtataaataAGTAATATACATGTATTACTATTTAACTTTGTCTGAAGTTTGGCAtaatccagtacttctcaaatagtggggcgcgcctccccaggggggcgcagagcgatgccaggggtggcgcgtgtgacctcggggaacatgctttttttgccgtactagattaaagtgtacttgcacatccactcagttggTGTCcgtggcactctcattttcagaatgCGCGCAGTATTGTTGAaccaagcaagagcacacagaaaagagatatgaatagctgtgcgccgttttcgaaagccgttttccggccggactcacgcagcgacccgctgtcttctccggttctcacgtgtccgcctgagaagtgccattttcggcttgggaccaTCATGACGACCGCCCTCGACGACCTTATGGTTCTTCCCCGGCtgtcgagaatgcgcttttttcgggccgtttggctttgacttttaatacagtgggagatgaggagagaccactgtttacggtgtctaaaaatgattgtaGCGGACAGCGAGAagtcaaatcaattaagacgccacttaaagacattagatccCAATCTCACTGATAAGCCGTTTGactgtttttcagcaaaaatatgctgaatattgccaacaatcgtctcgctttatcagtgttatatcagtaaaccagtgagcactgttagcatgcccagtgcaaaataaccccacaccattgcaaacatTGCAAAgaaggtgatactgtgagcagcaaaaataaaaacggtccttctgtccaaagacactcatttttcttctattcagttttgtttttccaaattttttggcatattgttctcatgtgttaatgtttctaatcaatttgaatttgttattatttactgattttattacattttatgttttagtatcaaatggtcaaaaatgtaccttgaatacatttttaaagtttgggtgtgtttttttttaattcaggcaaattgttgCACTTTAGGTCCTTTCTGTGccgaacaaaacaatgttaataaagttagactttattataagttgatctatgttacttttttttctttaatagaaaaaaacgacacaatgttaggcagaggcgtacttataatagtaattttatagacaaatactatttacagtggcggcagagagttggggggcgcGCAAAACATTTacctcttccttgggggggggggaacagaaaataattgagaagcactagcataatccatttgaaatgggaaagCTAGCAGTTGAATGATCATCTTTTAGTACCATTGGTGGTGATAAACGTCAATTCTGATCAATGTTTGAGCGGAGGGTGCTGGCAGTGAATCAGCACTGTTCAAATGGATCGAAcgactatcaccgtcaatggcagccagtcagTTGATAATGGGTGTCCAAATAATCTTtaaattcatttcatttcaggctgttgcattcatttttacaaTTGGTTTACATAACAAGTAACATtactaacaaaacaaaacaaaaatgcctgAAAGTGAGTGGGATGAAGAAAATTTATTAAATCCCACCTTAAAATCTGATATCTGGAAAAAAGCTCCCAGAAGAGACAATAGTGTgaacaaattaattgaaagAGTTAGTTAAAAAGTGCACAAAAGATGTTACCTGTGAGCAACACATCAGCTGTAATGAAGTGAATCATTTTCTGCGTggtggaaaaaaatcccagCTTCACTCATTAATTACTTATGTGTTGGTTTAGCAACTGGTATGTTGGAAATCTGCAAGTACCAAAAGTAAGAGTCTTGTATCAGCCattgtttgtatattgaatgtcTTTAAACAGCAGGGGGTAGTGTTGAGCTAATTTGGAAACTCGGCCTTTATTCAATCCACTTTTCTTCAATATGTTTGGAAAAGAGAAGTGACATAAGAAGGATAGATCTATGTATATGTAATTGATCATAACAAACCAATTGCTTGTCTCCAATTCCAGGTACATGCAAAGCCAATTTCCCAGACGAGGACAAGCTGCACCATTTTCAGCTGGCAGTGTCTCCTGGTAAGAGAATAACATTCTCATACATATACACATCTGTTGGCTGGTTAGTTGACATTTGTCTGCATCTTGTTAATGACCAGCATGTTGGGTAGCGGCCAGAAAACAACAATGATTACAATACACGTCAACTTTTGACCACTTTGTTTGTTCTGAGAAGCCCCATTCATGTCAGCGGTTGGCAAGCCGGCAAAGGAACACTCGCCGTTGCGCTTAAATGAGCCGCCCTCCTCGAACAGCTCGGCTCAGTGGGCCAATCTGTGTGCGTGTGAATGTTTTTAGGGCCATGCATGTTCCGAACATGTTTGTTTAGGATTTGCAGTCACTTGGAAGTGCCCTGTCAGCAGTTCTTACAGCTTTAGTGAGTTGGCGGTCAAACCAACCAAATGCACTGGTGTGGAATGGGATCTTTGGAGCCTCATTCATCACCAAGTTCCTGCTCTTCTTGGCGTGTTCTCGGCACTAACGTTATGGTGCTGTGTTATTTAAATGAacccaatggctgccattgacgggaaacaacgtcaaatccatttaaactagGATGGCTGTTgtgaattttcatttttttcagtgccattgatggctgtAGTCATCAATTCCATTTAAACTTagaggggctggcagcgaatgatcagtCGGTGTGTTAGCAAATATACATTGGCGGTtcgcaaaaaatgttttatcctagCGTTTGTTAAGTTTGGACAAAGGTTGGCTTTGATTAACTTACAGACTAATATGTTCTATGATTATAGAATAGACCTTTTTCATTCACCAGGGGGGAAAAGTGTTGATTCTGTTTTTCTATTGGTCGTTTTTATCTAAATACAACCCTTTCCCCCAAAACCTCTCACATTCGTTTAAACCAAAATGGCACTTTGCGTCAACAGAGGCTTTCCCATTGAAAAATGTAAATGATGAGTACAGATAGTCCTGGGGTTACGGCATACTTGACTCACGTGATTTCAACTTTCCGACGCCAGAGTGTCATCCGCCGTTCTGtctgcagtgtttttttttgttttgttttgttagtcGCGTAAACAGTCCCTAGTTCTTGCCATGTCAGGATTCTCTCCTCCCCCAGCAGCGTCACCGCCGTCCTGCAGTTCCTAATAATCCCCCCTCTCTTGCCTCCCTACAACTCCACAGCGCCCTTTTCTCTCAACAAGGTGACGCACTTGTGAGTAAAGGCCAAATAGTtctgaaattttatttatttatttatttattttaagacCAAATAGTCATTCAGTATAACTGCATTTAACGCAACGTACCTCACAGTGTATTAGTTTTGACTTTATCTTATTattatgatgtataatacatgtttttggacagttattttgtatttaggggtactcaaaaggttaattctgatttacgtggaaattcgggttacatcaccAGCCTACGAAGGGAACTCGTTAGTaatctggggactacctgtatatttgTCAATGGCGGTGAATATCCAAATTCTAATTTGCGTGTATATTCGTACTATTATTATGTTTGAATTATGATtttatgcattgattcaaatggcTGTCATTGACCACCTGATGTAGTATAATCCATACTACATCTATATTTGATGCTAAATGTCTCCATTTTCAACATGTTGATATTCCAAATTGCGTCAAGAAAACAATGCCAGAAGATTTTTACAAACTTGTGTTTACATTACACACGAACAGTGTGGCCATGGGTGCGTgtgcagtgtgtgtgtgtgggtgtgtgtgtgtggcctaTCTGTGAGTCATCAGTCTCCCTGTCGCCCCAGTCGCTGGTGTACCTCCAACTTAGTTTCACAAAAGCCTTTGTAAGCAAAATCTGGGCTGTGAAGCAACGATCAGCAATAATAGCAAAGGGCTGCTGTCATCTTTCTTAAGTGAGTCCGATAAAGTGTCTGAGTTCCCAGTGGATGACTCGCTCAATTATTCTGGACTACAGTGTCTTACGTATATTCAGTCCAAGTAACTcattaaagtgcatatgacacaaGTAaggatgtttatttcatattacacgtgaGAATTTATGCTctggaatgaaatggaccgcttggatgtgtgttgaCGCGatagatatatttattcaacttttgaatcctgcgccatgaaaattccAAATCCGGCGGTCTCGCCACCGGGGCTGAAACTTTCTCTtccttttcttttcatattggaTTTCGATTTAACTCAACTCCTCCAGTGGACTTCTTCTTTCTCGAGTGGTCTTTTTTCCCCGGGTGCTTggggtttcagaaacatgtcgTGTTGAAGTATAACGTTAGGTGGGTACTGACATACTGACAATCAGCAGCAGTACGGTAATTAGTTTGCACGTGTTCACGCGGGAGCGAGCGAGCGAAGTGTGTATACGCCCCATGGCCAGCAATGACTGCAACATAGACTGTAAGTTtacagatatactgtatgtcaaatTGCCAAATATCGACGCCGATAATCGCCCCGGACGATAATCGGTCTATCTCAGGGGTTGGGAACTCAAAactttgaaagagccatattcggccaaaataacaaatatgTCTGTAGCTGCAAAAATTTAAAGCCTTATAGAAGCATtaaaatgaaggcaacacatgttgtatgtatctatattagcctactatcaaaatgacttagATGGCTGTAAATACATAGTGAGCCTtcatttaaatgtttattttccttgcagtgcattctatagagaatgacgcaccacgtgactacttgtTGTTGTCCGATACTACCTCaaatttaacttcattacaatattaaagaattatgtttaattgctttgataaaattaaagaaatgcaataaagaaatccgaACGTTAATGTCGTTTGTATTTTGAAGattcgaaaaaaaaacaacaaaatagaatGTGCATAACGTATCTGGGCAACAAACATAGCGCAACAAATTGCAGCCAGCATTTATAAGAAATAAAACGGCACACTTTTGAAAAGGTAAAGTTTATAATCGGGGTTCACGTACCTGCATAAAAGTGATGGGTGTTCAATATCGATCACATTACACGACTCATTACAGAGTATGCTGCTGCTGAATTAATGTCCTTGATTTGCTGATTGGTGAAGTTGCTTGCCATTTTTATGGCCCTTTCCTTCACCTTCTTAATGCGAGAggcatgtattttattttctgtattatctcagttttgtttttgaagtctgcaagtaggtgttctgatatgttgatgaacgATTCCTCCTCCATATACCAGTCATcatctgtgaacggttttccacACTTTATTTATCCCaggttgcaacaaaacttgaGTTTGGAGATGCAATCCactttttaaatctatttttgctcTCTTTACTCCTCTAATTTCTCCAGAAGTAATGCAATCACTCGCTGCATACTCAGCTGCAAAAGTAGTATCCCTTCCCTGCAAATGCCTTTGCACATTACCCTTTTTGTGATTTGGAAACTTCTCACTACAGAGCAAACATTCAGAAAATCCTTCCACATTGGCAATGAATGAAATTGATTCGGCCCAAGAAACGTTGAATCCTCTGTTCTCCtcagtttttttctcttttcctcTTTGGAATCCATGTCCCATCATATAGCTGCTgggtttgtttacaatagccgccctgctgatagaatcgcaggctatgacgcaaatcttcgttgacagaaatgctgatatgtaatatttattctacacatttttacagcattggaaaaatgTTAAGTTTGTTTGTGTAATGTTTGTCCTCCAACAGAAACCAtgatcaaacaaaaaatatatttccctcgccCATCTttctccattttcaaacatttttgaaatgctccatgagccactagggcagcgctaaagagcaacATGCGGGTCTCAAaacataggttgccgaccccccgGTCTATCgctacaaatttcgtctagttttagtctacAGTTACTCAAAAGATAATTGTATGTAAAAttcaaagttttagtccaaaattaaataaaggtttccaacaatttcgaattaacatagacagacgagcatatattgcaactttgtgatgataatccaCACTCAGGAGGAAAAGCAGTGCGTTATTTTCAATTACACCTACTgagaagccacaaactgtatgttaaaaaaaataaaaaataaaaaaaacgttgCCAGAGCGTTTAGCATCCTctagaccacaggtgtcaaaccgattccagaaagggccaagtgggtgctggattttgttccaaccgataacgcgcagagagaTTAACCAACGAacctcctgctgaaacaagcagcacctgacaaagtttaactgattacacatgtaaaagatctaattggtgaaaaggtgtcctcttcattggttggaaagcaaacctgcaccatcTCGgcactttctggaatcggtttgacacctttgctctagacttactgaccagaaaagccaagtggctctgctttagactggccagtgttttaagaggacgcttgccATTCTGAAGGTAATGCTTacgcgaatgctacgctaacggtAGGATTACATTTAGCATCTGATGATCAGCCAGCACagccctttaaaggctaaagcaacattgcatattctcttttgcaagataagaaaacaaatcttagtctttccaaacaaacaaaaaggagCTTAGCTTAGCTTGACATAAATCTTAAACTCCGGTGAGGAGGTAGAGGCGCAGCATATCTCACCTGAGTGACATGACCCAAACGCTGTCGCGTTGCAAGatgacgtactccacgtacaatatgaaaatgtcacgcattgtgaacatatgacaaaaacaatgtcgcattttcgtctcgtagtagtctcgtcagacaaaaactggcattcgtctctttatgttctagtctcccaagccacgtttttagcttgttacgTCGTCAtcgtgaaaaaaatgttcatcgattaaatattttcgtttgttgatgaaaacaacactgatttgaTCGATTAAATAATTTTCACGATCCCGATCATAAAAGTACGCAAGTCGAATTGCAACTAGAGGTGTCATTCCTAGTGCCTTAAATTAAGCGTAAAAAATGGACCTTTAAGCTTGTTTTCTTAACAATGGTTTCTTGGTAAACTATTGTCTGTAGAATACACAAATCTCATAAATGTAGTTGATAAACGTGCACAAAATGTATACCCTAGCCTTGATTTTATTTTGGCCTTCCCTACTGATGACTGCTAGAAATGTCTTATTGTAGACCACTAGGGCGCAGTGACGGTCTTTTTCAACTATGCCATTAAAATTTGATTTCCCCTCATGAATGCTCAGATGCATGTTgcgttagtccatgaataaacccCTCACTACCAGCCAACGATAACAATTCAAGAGTGTTTTAGAATAAGTCACACTTGAGTTAGATTGTTAATTGTTTGTGTGTAGTTGCGGATGTCGGTATTGTTTtggtgtgcatgtgtgtttaaGCGCAAGCCCTCATGGATTGCTTCAGTGTGCTGCAGATACGtaccaatgttttatttatgaaCTCTAAATGCAGTTGTTAGTCCAGTCCAGCagtttcatttctttttccgAACCCTGTTGAAAGTCTTGAAACACTTTTCCCTTACTGCAGTTGAAAGTCTTGAAGCACTTTTCTCTTACTGCAGTGGTTTTTGGTTTTATCCACATTCTCTTGTTGCTTTAAGTATCTCATTTTTGTAGCATTCTGCAGTATGACAGACAATATTTCAGTGATAAATGTGATCATACAAGATGAtatttacaaatatttttttcatggcacCGTATGAAACTGAAGTCAAGGCAATTCCAAGAACTCAACACCGATCACCTCGTGTGTTAGTTTGCGAGCTCAGTAGAGCTTCATTGTTGTTTCATACTTACATAAAAGATTCAAAGCCCCCTGCAGTCAAGTCTCGTCATTTTTGCTGGCTCGTTTGGTGATGCCGCTTATAGCTTAGAAGCCTGTGTGAGCGCCGAAGCGCAAGTTTTTATTCAAATGAACGAGACTTGTTTGAACTGCACTCTGTATGGTTTGAAAGAATATTTAAAACAAATACGGTTCAAGATTATTTAGGGTTTTTCCAGGTGCCGTGTGTATGTTTCCGTATGTGTTCATCTGCTCCTTTATATTTTAGTACAGCTAGTTTTTGGCTTGAAAGGGTGGATAATTGAAGGCTTCACGATCAAATGCATTCTtggcatataaacatgcatataAACACATTGGTCTCAGTGCTTTTCGTCTacctttattttatttcttcccCTTCTTCCTTTCAGATGAAGGTTACTACCAAAGTGGCAGATTTCAGTTTGAAATTAATGTCCCCGAAGCCTATAACATGGTGGTGAGTGCTCTTacacttttgtgttgttagtggTGCATTGACATTTAAGAACTTGTTTTTGCTTCGATGCTGCTTCGTTTTGCAGACGATTTATACATCTGCTTTGTGGATCAATGAGATGAGAGCTTGTTATTTTTAATGCATGAACTTATACCAAACCAGGGTAGACTGTGTGTGACATTGTGTACAAACCCCACAATCGATTCTGAGCACATTAGTGAAGCACAGGTGTGAAAGCACACCAAGTCAATAGTATAGTTCTAGCCATGGTCAAACTTAATTGGTACTAGCAAATGACCTGCTTCGAGCAA
It includes:
- the ube2f gene encoding NEDD8-conjugating enzyme UBE2F, with product MLTLASKLKRNDGGQTGRAGGASDATHRVSIRDRLLTKEVAELEANLPSTCKANFPDEDKLHHFQLAVSPDEGYYQSGRFQFEINVPEAYNMVPPKVRCLTRIWHPNITESGEICLSLLREHSIDGTGWAPTRTLKDVVWGLNSLFTDLLNFDDPLNIDAAEHHLRDKEDFRNKVQDYIKHYAR